A window of Exiguobacterium sp. Helios genomic DNA:
TTGGCAGTCGTCGAGGAAAAAAACATCACCCGGGCGGCCCGGATTCTCCGGATTTCCCAGCCCGCACTGTCCCGTCAACTCCAACGGTTAGAAGACGAATTGGCCGGTCCGTTGTTCGACCGGACTCCGGGAGGCATCGTCCTGACGGAAAGCGGGTACTATTTGGCGGAACGGGCGCGCGAACTTGTGACGCTGGCCGATAAAATCGTTATCAATCTTGTGACCGAGGAAACGTTGCGTGGCGAACTTTATATCGGCGGCGGTGAAACGGAAAGTCTGTTGCCGGTCATCCGGTCATTCAAACAAATGCAATCACAGCATCCGGACGTCACGATTCGGATTCACAGCGGGAACGGTCAGGATATTCTGGAAAAGCTCGATAAAGGAATTCTGGATTTCGGACTGGTCATTGAACCGTTTGACGTCAAGGCCTATCATTACCTGAAACTGAATCAGCCTGATCAATGGGGGATTTTGACACGGCGCGATCATCCGCTCGGGCAACAGGCGACGGTAACGGCAGACGATTTACGGGACCTCCCGTTAATCGTTTCGGAACAACTCCAAGGAAATCGGACGTTCGCGGAACGGACCGGTTTGGACTGGGACACGGTCCATATCGTCGGAACATACAACCTGCTGTTCAACGCTTCGCTCCTCGTCAAGGAAGGAGTCGGTCATGCTTTGTGTCTCGACCGCATCGTCAATACAAGCGGAAGTGAACTCATCTTCGTCCCGCTGACGCCGTCGCTCACCGCCAACACCTACTTGATTTGGAAAAAGCAAGCGGTCTTGTCGCGTCCGGCTAAAACACTGCTCGAATGGATGAGTTGTCCGCAAGAGGACACCGCCTTTTAACGGCCATACCAAAAAACGACTTTTCGGACAGAAGTTATTTCTGTCTGAAAAGCCGTTTTTGATTACATTCATATTTGATCGCGATTCTTCCGTTCAACGATCTTGACTTCATAGGGGGCAAGTATCAACTGACTGCTGATCTCCGTTTGTGTCGCAGATTCCAGCAACGGCTCGAACAGTTCAATCGATTGCTCGATTTCGGAAAAGTTCAGGATGAATCCGTAATCTTTCTCCTGACCGCGACGTACTTGAACGGATACTTCCGCACGGTGCGATGTCGCGAGCGGTGCCTCGATCCGTAAACGGTCCGTCAGTAATGTATACAGGTCACGCTGGAAGGCAGCCTCGAGTCGCCCGCCGATATACCAGGCCTCTCCTTGTCCCAGCCGATGTTTCGTCACAGCCGGCGTCTGTCGATAAAAGTCGTCCGTATAGCGGCCGACGACCTCCGCTTCGTCGACCTGAATGACCGTCGCATACTCCTGCAGTTCATACTGTT
This region includes:
- a CDS encoding LysR family transcriptional regulator, which translates into the protein MEIQQLRYFLAVVEEKNITRAARILRISQPALSRQLQRLEDELAGPLFDRTPGGIVLTESGYYLAERARELVTLADKIVINLVTEETLRGELYIGGGETESLLPVIRSFKQMQSQHPDVTIRIHSGNGQDILEKLDKGILDFGLVIEPFDVKAYHYLKLNQPDQWGILTRRDHPLGQQATVTADDLRDLPLIVSEQLQGNRTFAERTGLDWDTVHIVGTYNLLFNASLLVKEGVGHALCLDRIVNTSGSELIFVPLTPSLTANTYLIWKKQAVLSRPAKTLLEWMSCPQEDTAF